The Miscanthus floridulus cultivar M001 chromosome 7, ASM1932011v1, whole genome shotgun sequence genome includes a region encoding these proteins:
- the LOC136462296 gene encoding uncharacterized protein — MAKYNVVQKNKRQWKQDRKRAAHGEPGTGKLKQRTAPVSMSGKRKRKLERRLNREQKEAAMIKALENNMGDVDMVSAEESSEAAKGKSQVKFSVKKNSRIQIKRLKGKGRKKAKNAKPPAKEKVDAMVE, encoded by the exons ATGGCCAAGTACAACGTGGTGCAGAAGAACAAGCGCCAGTGGAAGCAGGACCGCAAGCGCGCCGCGCATGGGGAGCCCGGCACCGGCAAGCTCAAGCAGCGGACCGCGCCCGTCTCCATGTCCGGCAAGCGGAAACGCAAGCTCGAGCGCCGCCTCAACCGG GAGCAGAAAGAGGCTGCGATGATTAAGGCGCTGGAGAACAATATGGGAGATGTCGACATGGTCTCTGCTGAAG AGTCTTCTGAAGCTGCAAAGGGCAAGTCTCAAGTGAAGTTCAGTGTGAAGAAAAACTCAAGAATACAGATCAAGAGATTAAAGGGAAAAG GCAGGAAGAAAGCCAAAAATGCAAAACCACCTGCGAAGGAGAAAGTTGATGCCATGGTAGAATGA
- the LOC136462270 gene encoding uncharacterized protein, whose protein sequence is MDDLPLAPLKALKASPSSSAHWVAEAQAAIQRGVASARVDPKEPVAQGGVAEAAPTRSDGAIVPFVAEAPGASGAEAKEAPTPMTTETAVSVVGVSASVEATMTEAGAPETTEAVIAEAGAPEVTAAVVMAARSSVQEAKMQAAEASAVPLAQGPPLLRESAREAEVYPISSDDTSRAREVVGAEETNAVEQPTPLLDEGSLALVRVRPEPQLGSEASRAAEASRVEAQRLEEKAKAYQAETRRWELKAKESEAEIIRATEASSTVQTVLKTEIGEHEALKCAALFTYEALEVEGV, encoded by the exons atggacgacctccccttggcgccccttaaggcgcttaaggcgagccctagctcctctgcccactgggtggcggaggcgcaagctgCCATCCAACGCGgcgtggcgtcggcgagggtcgacccaaaggaaccggtcgcccaaggaggggttgccgaggcggcccctacacggtcggatggggccatcgtaccctttgttgccgaggctcccggggcctcTGGGGCTGAGGCGAAGGAGGCCCCTACGCCCATGACCACCGAGACCGCAGTGTCCGTGGTCGGCGTTTCTGCGTCTGTCGAGGCCACAAtgacggaggccggagcccccgagaccaccgaggccgtgattgcagaggccggagcccccgaggtcaccgcAGCCGTCGTGATGGCAGCGAGGTCGTCTGTGCAGGAGGCAAagatgcaggcggcggaggcctcggccgtgcccttggctcagggcccgccgttgttgcgggagagtgcccgagaggcggaggtctatccgatctcctctgaCGACACTTctcgggcgcgggaggtggtcggcgCCGAGGAGACCAATGCTGTGGAGCAGCCGACGCCGCTCCTAGacgagggaagcttggccctcgtgcgggtgcgacccgagcccc agctggggagtgaagcttccagggcggccgaggcctctcgggtcgaggcccagcggttggaggagaaagccaaggcctatCAGGCCGAGACTcgacgctgggagctgaaggctaagg AGTCTGAGGCGGAGATCATTCGGGCCACCGAGGCTTCTAgcacggtgcagacggtgctcaagaccgagatcggggagcacgaggcactaAAGTGTGCTGCCCTTTTTAcctacgaggccctagaggtcgagggggtttag
- the LOC136462295 gene encoding GDSL esterase/lipase At5g03980-like, translating to MATMARILLAALVAMLLIVGPCHARPAPEQTAKSSTVEEKAVVDGITAIYNFGDSLSDTGNLLREGATGMLQHTTGLPYGSAIGGATGRCSDGYLMIDYLAKDLGLPLLNPYLDEGADFSHGVNFAVAGATALDAAALARRGVAVPHTNSSLGVQLQRFKDFMSANTRSPQEIHEKLAHSLVMVGEIGGNDYNYAFSANKPAAGGARSIYNLGRMATGVVEAMALVPDVVRSVTSAARELLDMGATRVVIPGNFPLGCVPSYMAAVNETDPAAYDANGCLAALNLFAQMHNVLLQQGIRELRRSYASATISYADYFYAYVRMLRNAGKAEFDEAARTEACCGAGGGAYNFDMDRMCGAPGTSVCARPDERISWDGVHLTQRANSVMSDLLYHKGFASPAPVEFPRT from the coding sequence ATGGCGACCATGGCTCGCATCCTGCTCGCCGCCTTAGTGGCGATGCTGCTCATCGTCGGCCCGTGCCATGCAAGGCCGGCGCCGGAACAGACGGCGAAGTCATCGACAGTGGAAGAGAAGGCGgtggtggacggcatcactgCCATCTACAACTTCGGCGACTCCCTGTCGGACACCGGTAACCTGCTTCGCGAAGGCGCCACGGGCATGCTGCAGCACACCACGGGTCTTCCCTACGGGTCCGCCATCGGCGGCGCCACCGGGCGATGCTCCGACGGGTACCTCATGATAGACTATCTCGCGAAGGATCTCGGCTTGCCGCTGCTGAACCCGTACCTCGACGAGGGCGCCGACTTCTCACACGGCGTCAACTTCGCCGTGGCCGGTGCCACGGCCCTCGACGCGGCGGCGCTCGCCAGGAGAGGGGTCGCCGTCCCTCACACCAACAGCTCTCTGGGCGTCCAGCTGCAGCGGTTCAAGGACTTCATGAGCGCCAACACCCGGTCCCCGCAGGAGATCCACGAGAAACTGGCTCATTCGCTGGTCATGGTGGGGGAGATCGGCGGCAACGACTACAACTACGCCTTCTCGGCGAACaagccggcggccggcggcgcgcgCAGCATCTACAACTTGGGCCGCATGGCGACCGGCGTGGTTGAGGCGATGGCGCTCGTCCCGGACGTAGTGCGGTCCGTCACGAGCGCGGCAAGGGAGCTCCTCGACATGGGCGCGACGCGGGTGGTGATTCCGGGCAACTTCCCGCTTGGGTGCGTGCCGAGCTACATGGCGGCGGTGAACGAGACGGACCCGGCAGCCTACGACGCCAACGGCTGCCTGGCGGCGCTGAACCTGTTCGCCCAGATGCACAACGTGCTGCTGCAGCAGGGCATCCGGGAGCTGCGCCGGTCCTACGCGTCGGCGACCATCTCCTACGCCGACTACTTCTACGCGTACGTGCGGATGCTGAGGAACGCCGGCAAGGCGGAGTTCGACGAGGCGGCGCGGACCGAGGCGTGCtgcggcgctggcggcggcgcgtACAACTTCGACATGGACCGGATGTGCGGCGCGCCAGGCACGTCGGTGTGCGCGAGGCCCGACGAGCGCATTAGCTGGGATGGCGTGCACCTGACGCAGCGCGCCAACAGCGTCATGAGCGACCTGCTCTACCACAAGGGCTTCGCGTCCCCAGCGCCGGTGGAGTTCCCGCGTACTTGA